DNA from Paludisphaera mucosa:
GCGGGGCCGACTCGAAAATCCACCCGCTGAGCCTCACCCGGATGGCCCTCTACAACACGATGTCGCGCTGGGAGGGGGAACCATCGGCGGGCCTCCGCCCGTTCGACGCGCGTCGCGACGGCAGCCTGCCGGGCGAAGGGGCGGGGATCCTGATCCTCGAGGAGCTGGGCCACGCGCTCCGGCGGGGCGTCAAGATCCACGGCGAGATCCTGGGTGCGGGCTCGGGCTGCGACGCGGTCCCGAGCGGCGGCCAGGACCCGCAGGGCAGCGGGACCGAGATCGCCGTCAAGGGGGCGCTCCGAGAGGCCCGCCTGGGCCCCGGCGACGTCGGACACGTCAACGCCCACGGCTCGGGCTCGAAGCTGGGCGACCTCGCGGAGGCGCGGGCCTTCGAGCGCGTCTTCGGACGCTCGGGCGTGCCGGTCGTCGGCCTCAAGGGCTTCCTCGGCAACATCGCCTCGGGCGCGGGGGCGGTCGAGCTGATCGCCAGCCTCGTGGGCGTGAATCGCGGCCTCATCCCGCCGACCTTGAACTGCGACGACCTCGACCCCGGCTGCGGGATCGACGTCGTGGTCGGCGGCCCCCGCGCCACGGATAACCCCGTCTTTGTGAACACGAACGTCACCATCAACGGCCAGGCTTCCGCGGTCGTGGTCAAGGGCGGGCCCGTCGATCCCGCAGGCTGAGCGCGTCGCGCCTCGTCGTCCGATGGCTCTTCATTACATCCAAAGGTCGGGCGTAGGCCCGGAAAGTTGCTCCATGCGGCGGGTCGTCGTCACAGGAATGGGAATGGTCACCCCGGTGGGCGGGGACGTCGAGTCGACGTGGTCCGCGCTGCTGGCCGGCAAGAGCGGCGTGGGCGCGATCTCGCTCTTCGACGCGCACACCTTCCCCACCCGGATCGCCGCCGAGGTCAAGGGCTTCGACCTCTCGTCCTACATCGACGACGCCGACCGCTGGACCGAGCATTCCCGCAACACCCGCTTCGCCCTGGCCGCCGGCAAGATGGCGATGGACGATTCGGGCCTTTCGACCCACGACGGCCCGTTCGACCGCTCGCGGTTCGGCGTCTATCTCGGCGCCGGCGAGGGCCAGCAGGACTTCGTCCGGTTCGTGAAGCTGGTCTACAAGACCGGGAAGTCGGGCAAGGTCGCCACGAACGAATTCACCAAGCACGGCGCCCAGGACCTGCACGTCGTCCACGAATCCGAGCAGGAGCCGGGGACGCCCGCCGCCCACCTTGCGGCCCGGTTCGGGGCCAAGGGGCCGAACTCGAACTGCCTCACGGCCTGCGCCGCCAGCTCGCAGGCGATCGGCGAGGCCTACGAGATGATCCGCCACGACTGCGCCGACGTCATGCTCTCGGGCGGCACGCACAGCATGATCCACCCGTTCGGCGTTACGGGGTTCATCCTGCTGACGGCCCTGTCGACCCGCAACGACGAGCCCGCGAAGGCCAGCCGCCCGTTCGACCGCGACCGCGACGGCTTCATCATCGGCGAAGGGGCGGGCATGCTCGTCCTGGAGGAGCTGGAGCACGCCAAGGCTCGCGGCGCCAAGATCTACGGCGAGATCGTCGGCTACGGCTCGACGGCCGACGCCTTTCGCATCACCGACAGCCACGAGGAAGGCCGGGGCGCGATCGCCTGCCTCCGCGAGGCCCTCGAGGGCGCGGGGATCGAGCCCGAGGCGATCGACTACATCAACGCCCACGGCACCAGCACGTCGGTCAACGACTCGGTCGAGACCCTGGCGATCAAGAAGACGTTCGGCGACGCCGCGTACACCGTGCCGATCTCCAGCACCAAGAGCATGATGGGGCACCTGATCGCCGCCGCCGGCAGCGTCGAGGCGATCGTCTGCCTGCTGACCATCCGCGACGGCCTGCTGCCGCCGACGATCAACCTGGACAACCCGGATCCCGAGTGCGACCTCGATTACATCCCCCACGAGGCGCGGAAGAAGCGGGTCGACGTGGCGCTCTCCAACAGCTTCGGCTTCGGCGGGCAGAACATCACCTTGATCTTGAAACGCTACACCGACTGACCGAAGTTCCGCCGCCGTTCGATCCGTCGTCGACCCCCGCGCCCCGCGGGGCCGACGGCCGGCCGCGATCGGCCCGGGCGATTCCAACGGGAGTGCATCCGTGGTCGGCCTCTCTACGCTGCTCATCGCCCTCGCGGTCCTCGCGACGATCCCCGTCGTCGCGCTCGGCGGCTTCCTCGTCGCCACGATCTGGCTGTACTGCCCGGTGATCCGACGGATCTTCGAAGATCGTCCGGTCTTCCAGCCGCTGAAGGTCAAGCCGGACGACCTCGGCGAACCGGCCGCGTTCGCCTCGTCCGACGGCCTGACGCTCAGGGGAAGCTATTTCAAGGCCCGCACCGACGCACGCGTCGGGGTGCTCGTCTTCTGCCACGAGTTCCTCAGCGACCGCTGGAGCTACGCGCCTTATCTCGACCACTTGCGGGATCGCGGCTTCGACGTCTTCAGCTTCGATTTCCGGAGCCATGGCGCGAGCGCCGTCGACCCGGCCTACGAGCCCTTGCAGTACGCGTCCAACCACGAGGTCGACGACCTCCGGAGCGCGCTGGCGTATCTTCGGTCGCGTCCCGACCGCGACCTCTCCGGCTACGGCCTCTTCGGCGTGAGCCGAGGCGGCGGCGCGGCCCTCCTGGTCGCCGCCGACGAGCCCGACGTCTGGGGCGTCGTGACCGACGGGGCCTTCCCCACCCGCGGCACGATGACCTCCTACATCGTCCGCTGGGCGGAGATCTACGTCCGCTGCCGCTGGTTCCTCGCCCTCGTGCCCCGGTTCATCTTCGCCACCCTGGGCGACGTGGCCCGCGCCGGCACCGAACGGACCCGGAACTGTCATTACCCCAGCGTCGAACGGGCCGTCGCGCGGCTCACGCCCCGACCCTGGCTCCAGATCCACGGCCAGCGCGACGTCTACATCGGGACCGACATCGCCCACGAGTTTTTCGCCCGGGCCCGCGAGCCCAAAGAACAGTGGATGGTGGCCGACGCCAAGCACAATCGCTGCCGCGAATCGGCCCCCGAGGCCTACGCTTGGCGACTCGGCGCCTACGTCGACCGCCATGCGCCCCGACGCCCCCTGGCCGAGTTCGAGAACGAACTCGTCGAGGCGGACTTCTCCGCGTTCGCCGCCGCGGCGACCGCCCGCGTCGAGGCTCCAGGGCACATCCCGAACGTCGCTTCATCCGTCACCGGCTGATCCCTTCCCAATCCGGGGCGCCGACTCCCATGCTCAGATTCATCAAGCGGCTCGTCGGCCGCCCGATCGCGAACCGCGCCCGCCGATTGGCGGTCGAGTTCCATCAGCAGACTAAGCGGGCCGGCGCGTTCCAGCGCGAGCTGCTCCTCTCCCGGATCGCCCGCAACGCCGACAGCGCCTTCGGACGCGACCACCATTTCGGCGAGATCCACAGCCCCGAAGACTTCCGCCGCCAGGTGCCGATCGCCGACTACACCCGCCACGAGCCCTACATCGACCGCGTCCGCAACGGCGACGTCTCGGCCCTCTTCGGCCCGGGGACGGAAGTCCTCATGTTCGCCATGACGTCGGGCACGACCAACCGGCCCAAGACCATCCCCGTGACCCGAGAGGCCCTCAACAACTACCGCGAGGGCTGGCTCATCTGGGGTATACAGGCGTTCGACGCCCACCCCGACATCATCGAGAACGGCCTCCGCCCGATCCTCCAGATCGCCAGCGACTGGCGCGAGAGCTATACGCCCGCCGGGATCCCCTGCGGGGCCATCACCGGCCTCACGGCGTCGATGCAGTCGCGGATGATCCGGACCACCTACTGCATGCCGCCGTCGGGTTCGCGCATCAAGGACGTCGAGTCGAAGTATTACGTCGCCCTCCGCTACTCGATCTACAAGAACCTCGGCACCATCATCGCGGCCAACCCCAGCACGATCCTCAACATGGTCCGCCTCGGCGACCGCGAGCGCGAGACCTTGATCCGCGACCTTCATGACGGCACCCTCGCCACCCGCTGGTCGATCCCCGACGACGTCCGCAGGGAGCTTCGATTCCGGACCCGCATCCGCCGCAAGGACGCCGCGCGTCGCCTGGAGCAGATCGTCTCCGAGACCGGCCGGCTGCTCCCGAAAGACTACTGGCCCAACCTGGAGTTCCTCTCCAACTGGATGGGCGGGACGATGCGGGCCTACCTCCGAGGCTACCCCGAGTTCTTCGGCGAGAAGCCCGTCCGCGACGTCGGCCTGATCGCTTCCGAGGGCCGGATGACGATCCCGATCGAGGACAACACCCCGGCCGGGGTCCTCGACATACGCCACCACTACTTCGAGTTCATCCCCGAGGAGGACGCCGACAAGCCCGATCCCCAGACCGTCGAGGCGGTCGACCTGGTGGAGGGGAAGAACTACTTCGTCCTCCTGACGACGGCGGGGGGATTGTACCGCTACAACATCTTCGACCTGGTGCGCTGCGTGGGGTTCCACGGCGAAGCCCCGATCGTGGAGTTCCTCAACAAGGGGGCCCATTTCTCCAGCCTGACGGGGGAGAAGCTCTCGGAACACCAGGTGATCACGGCCGTCGAGTCGGCCCAGCGGAGCGTCGGGCTTCGCCTGCGCTCCTACTTGCTCCTGCCGATCTGGGGCGATCCGCCTTCGTACGGGATCCTCGTCGAGGCCTCGGACCTGCCGGAGGGCGAGGCCGCCGATCGGTTCACGGCCGAGGTGGAGGAGCAACTCCGGACGCTCAACGTCGAGTACGCCGCCAAGCGCGACAGCCTCCGCCTCGGCCCCGTCCGCACGATCCGCATCCGGGACGGGGCGTGGGGCGAATTCCAGAAACGCCGCCTCGCCCGCAGCGGCGGGACCGTCGAACAGTATAAGCAACCGCACCTGATCCCCGACGTCGAGGCGATCCACGCCTTTCCGACGGTCGCGACGATCGGTTCCTGAGCAGGGCGGGCAGGCGGGGCGGCGTGCGGCGCCGTCGCGGGCGGCGGTTCGACTTGCCCGGATCCGCCGGATCTGGTAAGCGTACGCGTCTTCTGAATCGAGGCCAGGGCTTTACGGCCGCCGTCCGGACGATCCGTCCGACGGATTCCCCATCGAGGGGGAGCGAAGCTCATGAATCCGGCGAACGAGGCCGCGGAGAAGATCGGGTCCGCGCGGCGAAGCATGCTTTTGCTCGCCGCCGCGGTCGGCGTCTGCGCGGAAGTCGGCTGCGCGACCGGGGGACAGGCCTGGCGAGCCGGCGCGGGGGCGATGTCGGGCATGCTCTGGTCGCGTGGTCGCGCCGAGCCCGGCTACGACCTTTACGCCCAGAACATGGCTGGATCGAAGGGGGTCAAGGCCGCCGAGGCGGCGACCGTCGCCGACCGGGACGTCAGGCCATCGGACGAGACGGGGACCGGGGCGGCTTTGGTCGCACGCGATCGCGTGCAACCGGCGGACGTGGCCGCCGAGCCGCGTCCGCAGCCCCGATCGACCTCCGATGCGAGCGTCCGCGTCACCCTGGGTCGGCCCGAGAGCCTGCCGGTCCTGAAGAATCCCGACGGCGAGCCCGGCCCCCTGGTCGCCTCCGCCGCCCCTGAGGCCAATTCGGCCCATGTCGCGGTGACGTCGCCGGCCCCGGCCGAATCCGCGGCTCCGATCGAACTCGCCGCCGCGCCGGAGCGGCCTCCCGTGGAGGCTCAACCCGAGCCCAGCCCAGCCCCCGCCCCGGAGGCGCCGAACGCCGAGGCCGCCGAGGTCGCCCAGGCCGAACCCGCCGACGAGCCAGCGGCGAAAACGCGCGGAGTGACGCTCAAGTCCCTGCTGGACGACGCTCGCGGCCGGCTCGAGTCCATGAACACCTACCAGGTGGGGATCACCCGCATCGAACGGGTCGGGAACCAGGTCTTGCCCGAGGAGAAGGCGCTCCTCAGCATCAGGCGCAACCCGAAGGCGGTCCGGCTCGAATGGCCCGAGGGGCCCAACAAGGGTCGCGAGGTCATCTATTCGGCGGCGATCAACGACCGGGTCATGCACGTCAACATCGCGAACTCGGCCATACCGATCCCCCGCATGAGCATCCCCGTCGACAGCCCGCTCGCCCTGCGAAACAGCCGCCACGCGATCACCGAGGCCGGTTTCGACACGATCTTCAACAACCTCTCCAGCCAGGTCGACGCCCAGGGGCGTCCCACGGGAGCCGAGGGGAGGCTCACCTACAAGGGCCTCCAGCAGGCCGAGGGGATGGATCGGCCCTGTCACCTGGTCCAGCGCATCACCCCCACCCGAGAAGTCTGGCGCGTCTATCTGGACCCCGACACCCTGATGCCCGTGGCCGTGACCGCCCGTCAGGCCGACGGGGGGCTCCTTGAGTCCTATCGGTACGAGGGCCTCAAGGCCGACCCGACCGAACTCGCCGCGGTCGAGGCCTTCGATCCCGACAAGCGCTGGGGCGAGGCCAAGGGGCTGTTCTCCCGAATCGCCAAGGCCGCCGGTGCCGCGGCGACGCAGCCGGCGTCGACGACCACGCGTTGACTGCCAAATCGGCCGGCATGGTGTCTCGAGAATCCACCGGGCTGGAATCCGGTTCCGAGAATCTCGATTTTCTAAGATTAAACCGCGACGAACTTTGCATCGATCGGGTATGGTAATGAGGGAGAATCGGGATCAGTTGGCCTGCCGCTTGCTGTCGACCCTTGTGATCGAATCCTCGGAGCGGATCAAAGTGGATCGAGACTATGCCGTCACCAGCAGTTCAGGATTATTCGATCCTCATCACGGACGATGACGCGGGTGTTCGCGAGACCCTCCGCGACATCTTCGTTCCGCACGGCTATCGGACCTACCTCGCCGAGAGCGGCGAGGAAGCCATCGACATCGTCAGCACCCATCACGTGCACATCGCCCTGCTCGATATGCACCTGCCACGGCTCTCCGGGCTGGAGACCCTGGCGGTCTTCCGCCAGATGCGCGGGGCTCTGCCGGCGATCCTGATCTCGGGCGCCTGCGACGAGAACCTGATGCGTCGCGCCCTCTCCGAGCATGCCTTCTGCGTCCTGGAGAAGCCCGTGAGCCGTCACGTGGTCGTCCACGTGGTCCACCGAGTCATCCAGAAGTTCTACCAGCAGGTGAGCTGATCGAGGGCTGCCGGACGGCCCTCAGGCCGTGGCGTCGGCGTCGAGCTCGCCGTCCGATTCGGGCTCGGGTCCGGACCACTTCTTGACGGTGATCCGCGTGCCCTGTACGTCGACGACCTCGACGAGGCTGTCGGGCTCGATGTAGAAATTGTCGGCCGTGACGTCCACCAGCATGTTGCCGAACCGCGCCTTGCCGGTCGGCCGCAGCGGGGAGGTCGTGCGCCCCGTCTCGCCGATCAGGAAGGTGAGCGACTCGTACCCCTCCATCGAAGGTTTGATCGTCGGGTCGACGCCTTCGACGCCCGTCCACGGCTCGGGTTTGAGGATAAGCCGGTTGAAGATCGGGATGGCCGGAAAGTAATGCGCCAGGACGACCCCACCCGCGGTCACGCCGAGGAGGGCCAGGGTGAGCTGGATGAGGGTCAGGCCCATCTCGCGGTATTCGTACTCCTGGGTCGGCCAGGTGAAGGTGTGGCTGGCCATGACGATGCTGGCGAGCATCAGCACGATGCCCGACATGCCGAACACCCCGAACCCCGGTAGTACGAACAACTCGACCGCCAGCGACATCAGCCCCATGAGGAAGAGGATGATCTCAAGCTGGTCGGCAGTGCCGCTCAGGTAGTGGCTCCAGAAGAAGAGCATGAACGCCAGGGCCGAGACGATCGCCGGCAGGCCGATCCCCGGGAGCTTCAACTCGAGGACCATCATGAACAGGCCGACGAAGAGGAGCATCCAGCTCACATAGGGATCGGTCAGCAGCGTCACCAGCGAATCGACCCAGCCCGGCCCCTCGACGCGGATCGTCACCCCTTGCAGGCCGTAAAGGGCCTTCAGCTCCTCGACGTCGCGAACGACCTGGCCGAGCCCCAAACCGGGGGCGTCCTCGCCGGTGATCGTCAGAGGCTGGCCGGGCTCCTTGCGGGTCTGGACGTTGAGGAACCGGTCGCGGTCGGAGTCGGCCTCTCGACGGAGGAGCAGGCGGGCGGCTCCCGTGGTCTGGTCGAGGGCCTCGACGAGCTCTGCCTCGGCGTCGATCATGGCGCGGGCGACGGCCTCGGGGTGGCCCTTCTTGCCGGCGAGGAACGCGGCCTTCTCGGCCAGGCCGTCGAGTTGGGCCTCGGACAGGGGTTCGAGCCGGCCCCGGGCGGTGATGAACTGGCGGACGTCGCCGATCTGGCCGGCCTGCTTGAACACGATGTCGCGGCAGGCCAGGGGGAGCAGCGACGAGACGCCGAGCGCCCGCTCGCCGACGTACGCGACGGTCTTCATGTCGTCGATTCCGACGATCAGGTCGGCGACGGCGTCGGCCGCCTCGACCAGTCCGCCGGGGCTGTCGAACTCGAAGAAGACCAGGTTGGCCTGCTCCCGCCGCGCCTGCTCGATGCGTCGGCCCATGTACGAGACCTGAGCAGCCTCGATGGGGCCCTCGATCTTTATCCAGACCGGCCGCAGCAGCCGGCCCAGGGTCGGGTCGTCGACCGTGGACTGGCCGTCGATCCGGTACAGGTGGGCGACGTCCGCGGGCGTCTCGGCGACGCGTTTGCTGAAGCCGTCCTCGCGAGCCCGGTCGGCGGTGAGCACGCCGCGGCGCCCCCCTTCCCACGCGGGGCGGTCGTCGACGACCTGATTCGCCTTCAAGAAGTCGGGGAGGTGCTCGGCCAGGATGTAGTGGACCCCCTTGTCGGCCGTGCGGACGAGCCTCAGGTCGGCGTCGCGGTCGAGCATGCCGAGGATCAGGTCGGGGTCGCGGGTCTTCCGGACGGCGAGGAATCGGACCGGCTCGCGGAAAGCGAGGTCGAATGCCTGATTTTCGGGGGTGATCGGCCCCAGGGTGGCTCGCGAGGCCATCACGAGCTCCGTGCAGGCGATGGCCGGCAGGACGGCGTAGCCCGAGAGCGGCTCGGGGACGTAGGCCACGGTCAGCTTGGCCCCCCCCAGATCCTTGGCGATGTAATTCGCCAGGTCGAACGAGGCCCCGAAATCGCTGGTACCCGGCGCGGCGTCGCCGGGGAGGAACTGGAAGATCAGGATCGGGCTGCGGCCCCGCGCCCCGCCGGCCGCCTTGTCGACGAGACTCCGCGTCGCGGCGCGGACCCGCGTGATCGTCTCGTGCGTGATCGGCTCGACGATCGTGAAGAACTGGCCGGGCGTCGATTCGTCCTTCACCGCGTCCGGGCCCTGGGCCCGGATCGTCGCGGCGGTCAGGAGCCCGCAGGCGAGCAGTGTCGCGCAGATGCGAAGCGGGGGGCCCTGGCGTGCGACAACGGGGGCTATCATCAGAGTCGGACTCCCTCCGAGAACCGTCGTCGTCGTGGCTTGCCGTCTGCGGGATCGCGCTTGGGACGGGCCGCGGAAGACCTTGGCCTCGTCGGGCCGGTCGGAAACGGCCTCGCCCGGCGTCCAGATGGCTCGTCGATGTCGCGGATCACGCCGGCTGCGTCCCTGACCGTTCCACCGCGCTGATTATAGCGCTCGGGAAAATGACCGTCAAACCGCCGATCCGTCCCTCCCCGTCAGCGGTCCTGCTTGCGGACCATCGGCGCGCGCGAGAGCCCTCCGCAGGGGGAGGGCTCGGGTCAACGCCGGAGGCCGTCGACGGGCCGAAGGATCAGCGCCGGGGGGCCGCCGCGGCGGGGACGGGCCGGGCGGCCGCGGCGGGCGGCGCGTTACGGGGACGCTCTTCGCCGGCCGGGTTCCGGATGACCTTCCATTTCGCGAACTCCTTGCCCACGAAATTCTCCTCCTTGACGGTGGCGTTCGGCTTCACGGATTCGAGCTTGAAGTCTTTCTTGCTCTTGCCGTCGGGCGAGACGAGCACGATCCGGACCGGCAGCATGTAGGCCCGGTCGAGCTGCACGAAGGCGTGGCTGAAGCTCTCCTTGTCGACGTCGAGCTTGGGCTTGATGCTGATCCCGAACGATTTGTCGTTGGGGGGGGGCATCAGGCCGATCTCGTAGCGTTGCTTCGCCTCTTCCGCCTTCATGTTGAAGAGGAAGGGGAGCGGCCCCTCCTCGATCGCCTTGGCCGCCTGGTCCTTCTCCAGCGGGAAGACGAAGATCTGGCGGGTGTCGCTCTTGTACTGCCAGACCTCGTTCCCAGTGCAGATGATCCGCTCTTCGTGGGTGCTGTCCCAGGTCGTTTCGTCCTTCTTGACGGGCTTGCCGGCGTCGTCCTGCTTGATCTTCTTGAAGTCGATGAACGCCAGGTTGGGGCTCTTGAACAAGGCGCGACCCTCGTAGTATTCGACCTCGTCGAAGGCCGGGACGTCGTCCCGGCGGAAGATGACGACGTCGAGCGTCTTGAGCTTTGAGCTCTGGCCTTCCCAACGCTTCAGCAGGGTCTCCAGGTCGATGCCCGGATTCGCGGGGGCAGCCTGGGGCTGCGCGGGGGCCGCCTGGACCTCGGCCGGCGCCAAGGCCTTCCGGGCGGCGGCGGGGGGCTGCGCGGCCTGGCCGAACGCGAAGGATCCTCCGGCCGCACAGGCCGCCAGCAGTCCGGCCGCACCGATCGTCGCTCCTCGTCTTCCCATGACTCCCTCCCCCTCCTGAGCCTGTCTTCCCGGGCGTATCCTACCCGCCGGTCCGAGGCCCGCGTCGCCTTGTCGGCGCACGAGGCCCTCGCCTTGAGGAGTTCTTACCAGAGACCCGGAATTGCCACCAGTCCAGCCGCAGCGGCCTTGGGAGAAGTCCATGGGCCGTGATTGTCGCTTTTTCCATCAGGACGCTTGAAGAAAGCGCGAACTCCTACCGACGCAACGGAGTCCTGGCTTGTATCTTTTGGCGCAACTGCCGTGCGAATTGGCTATTGGATCGCAAGGGCTCGTTGGCGCACGGCTTGCATGAGACACTTCCGTGATCTGTCTCGTACGCCGTCCCGACGCTTGAGCCGGCCGTCCCGCGAGGGAGGCCGTCCTCCGAACGAGGAAGGAGTCAGACATGCGACCTCACCCCATCCAGGACATGGCGCCCCCAACCTGGCCGCTGCCCCTCATCGCGATCGAGCCTCGCGGCCCTCGCCAATCGACTTGATCCCCGAGGCTTGACGGAGCCGCTCCGGCTCCCGAAGATTTCGAAGCTGTGCAAGGCGTGGTCCCCTCCCACACACGCTTCGAGATCCGAACACCTCATGGCTTCTCCCGACCGCCCCATGCTTCGCCCCCTCTCGGCGCGGCGCATCGAGAACAACGATCCCCCCCTGATGGTGCTGGACGATCCGCGACGGTTCTGCTCGTCGCCGATTGTGCTCCCGCTCGCCGTCTTCCAGAACGTCGTTCGTCATTTCAACGGCCGCAATCGCCTTGAGGACGTTCAGAAGATCGTCCTCGACACGACGGGCGAGCGACTCGATGCGGCGTTCCTTCAGCGCCTGATCGACGATCTCGACCGAGCGATCGCGTTCGAAGGGGCCACATTCGAGGCGGCGGTTCGTGACTTCCACGAGGCCGGCGAACGCCCGGCCGCGCTGGCGGGCCGTTCCTACGCCGCCGAGCCCCGTCGGCTCGCGGACGAGCTGGATCGCTACTTCCGGGCCCGGGGGGGCGCCGGGCCCCTGGCCTTGCCGGCCCCAAAACGGACGCGTTCCGAGCCGGTCCGGGGCCCGAGGCTTCGGGCCGTGGTCAGCCCGCACATCGACTTCACGCGAGGCGGCACGGCGTACACCTGGGCGTACAAGCGTCTCGTCGAGGAGAGCGACGCCGACGTCTTCGTCGTCTTGGGCGTGGCGCATCAGTATTGCCGAAGCCGGTTCGTTCTGACGCGGAAGGATTTCGCAACGCCGTTGGGGCCGGTGAAGACCGACCAGGCGTTCGTCGACCGGCTCGTCGCGGAGGCGGGCGACCACCTGTTCGCCGACGAGCTGACCCACCGTTCGGAGCATTCGATCGAGTTCCAGGCCGTCTTCCTGAAACACGTCCTCGGCGACCGCCCGTTCACGATCGTGCCGATCCTGGTCGGTTCGTTCCACGACTTCGTCACCCGCCGCGTCGACCCGATCACCGATCCGGAGGTTGCCCGATTCGTCGCTGCCCTCCGGACCGCCGAGGAGGCCGGAGGGAGGAAGGTGGCGTATATCGGCGGCGTCGACCTCTGCCACGTCGGCCCCGAGTTCGGCGACCCGGAGGTCGTCGATTCCGCCTTCCAGGATCGGATCCGCCGGTTCGATCGGAGCATGCTGGACCGGGCCGAGGCGGCCGACCCGACCGGATGGTTCCGGACGGCCTCCGACGTCGGCGACCGCTGGCGGGTCTGCGGCCTGGCCGCGACGTACACGATGCTGCACGCGATCGGCCCGTCGCAGG
Protein-coding regions in this window:
- a CDS encoding beta-ketoacyl-[acyl-carrier-protein] synthase family protein; its protein translation is MLGSERRVVITGIGFVTPLGDAPDRIWERLASGQGALRRVEAFPVEGLPNDIVAEIRDFDFLKGYALPKYRNALRKSRKYMARDIQLAVAAAQRAMDDAGLVDGGVEPTRIGIDLGAGLISTELDELAPAISMASANTGQFEFPVWGREAIGVIEPIWLLKYLPNMLACHISILMDCQGPSNTITEADASSNLAIAEAARIIARGKADVMITGGADSKIHPLSLTRMALYNTMSRWEGEPSAGLRPFDARRDGSLPGEGAGILILEELGHALRRGVKIHGEILGAGSGCDAVPSGGQDPQGSGTEIAVKGALREARLGPGDVGHVNAHGSGSKLGDLAEARAFERVFGRSGVPVVGLKGFLGNIASGAGAVELIASLVGVNRGLIPPTLNCDDLDPGCGIDVVVGGPRATDNPVFVNTNVTINGQASAVVVKGGPVDPAG
- the fabF gene encoding beta-ketoacyl-ACP synthase II, with protein sequence MRRVVVTGMGMVTPVGGDVESTWSALLAGKSGVGAISLFDAHTFPTRIAAEVKGFDLSSYIDDADRWTEHSRNTRFALAAGKMAMDDSGLSTHDGPFDRSRFGVYLGAGEGQQDFVRFVKLVYKTGKSGKVATNEFTKHGAQDLHVVHESEQEPGTPAAHLAARFGAKGPNSNCLTACAASSQAIGEAYEMIRHDCADVMLSGGTHSMIHPFGVTGFILLTALSTRNDEPAKASRPFDRDRDGFIIGEGAGMLVLEELEHAKARGAKIYGEIVGYGSTADAFRITDSHEEGRGAIACLREALEGAGIEPEAIDYINAHGTSTSVNDSVETLAIKKTFGDAAYTVPISSTKSMMGHLIAAAGSVEAIVCLLTIRDGLLPPTINLDNPDPECDLDYIPHEARKKRVDVALSNSFGFGGQNITLILKRYTD
- a CDS encoding alpha/beta hydrolase — protein: MVGLSTLLIALAVLATIPVVALGGFLVATIWLYCPVIRRIFEDRPVFQPLKVKPDDLGEPAAFASSDGLTLRGSYFKARTDARVGVLVFCHEFLSDRWSYAPYLDHLRDRGFDVFSFDFRSHGASAVDPAYEPLQYASNHEVDDLRSALAYLRSRPDRDLSGYGLFGVSRGGGAALLVAADEPDVWGVVTDGAFPTRGTMTSYIVRWAEIYVRCRWFLALVPRFIFATLGDVARAGTERTRNCHYPSVERAVARLTPRPWLQIHGQRDVYIGTDIAHEFFARAREPKEQWMVADAKHNRCRESAPEAYAWRLGAYVDRHAPRRPLAEFENELVEADFSAFAAAATARVEAPGHIPNVASSVTG
- a CDS encoding GH3 auxin-responsive promoter family protein, yielding MLRFIKRLVGRPIANRARRLAVEFHQQTKRAGAFQRELLLSRIARNADSAFGRDHHFGEIHSPEDFRRQVPIADYTRHEPYIDRVRNGDVSALFGPGTEVLMFAMTSGTTNRPKTIPVTREALNNYREGWLIWGIQAFDAHPDIIENGLRPILQIASDWRESYTPAGIPCGAITGLTASMQSRMIRTTYCMPPSGSRIKDVESKYYVALRYSIYKNLGTIIAANPSTILNMVRLGDRERETLIRDLHDGTLATRWSIPDDVRRELRFRTRIRRKDAARRLEQIVSETGRLLPKDYWPNLEFLSNWMGGTMRAYLRGYPEFFGEKPVRDVGLIASEGRMTIPIEDNTPAGVLDIRHHYFEFIPEEDADKPDPQTVEAVDLVEGKNYFVLLTTAGGLYRYNIFDLVRCVGFHGEAPIVEFLNKGAHFSSLTGEKLSEHQVITAVESAQRSVGLRLRSYLLLPIWGDPPSYGILVEASDLPEGEAADRFTAEVEEQLRTLNVEYAAKRDSLRLGPVRTIRIRDGAWGEFQKRRLARSGGTVEQYKQPHLIPDVEAIHAFPTVATIGS
- a CDS encoding DUF1571 domain-containing protein; this encodes MNPANEAAEKIGSARRSMLLLAAAVGVCAEVGCATGGQAWRAGAGAMSGMLWSRGRAEPGYDLYAQNMAGSKGVKAAEAATVADRDVRPSDETGTGAALVARDRVQPADVAAEPRPQPRSTSDASVRVTLGRPESLPVLKNPDGEPGPLVASAAPEANSAHVAVTSPAPAESAAPIELAAAPERPPVEAQPEPSPAPAPEAPNAEAAEVAQAEPADEPAAKTRGVTLKSLLDDARGRLESMNTYQVGITRIERVGNQVLPEEKALLSIRRNPKAVRLEWPEGPNKGREVIYSAAINDRVMHVNIANSAIPIPRMSIPVDSPLALRNSRHAITEAGFDTIFNNLSSQVDAQGRPTGAEGRLTYKGLQQAEGMDRPCHLVQRITPTREVWRVYLDPDTLMPVAVTARQADGGLLESYRYEGLKADPTELAAVEAFDPDKRWGEAKGLFSRIAKAAGAAATQPASTTTR
- a CDS encoding response regulator; this encodes MPSPAVQDYSILITDDDAGVRETLRDIFVPHGYRTYLAESGEEAIDIVSTHHVHIALLDMHLPRLSGLETLAVFRQMRGALPAILISGACDENLMRRALSEHAFCVLEKPVSRHVVVHVVHRVIQKFYQQVS
- a CDS encoding NfeD family protein; the protein is MIAPVVARQGPPLRICATLLACGLLTAATIRAQGPDAVKDESTPGQFFTIVEPITHETITRVRAATRSLVDKAAGGARGRSPILIFQFLPGDAAPGTSDFGASFDLANYIAKDLGGAKLTVAYVPEPLSGYAVLPAIACTELVMASRATLGPITPENQAFDLAFREPVRFLAVRKTRDPDLILGMLDRDADLRLVRTADKGVHYILAEHLPDFLKANQVVDDRPAWEGGRRGVLTADRAREDGFSKRVAETPADVAHLYRIDGQSTVDDPTLGRLLRPVWIKIEGPIEAAQVSYMGRRIEQARREQANLVFFEFDSPGGLVEAADAVADLIVGIDDMKTVAYVGERALGVSSLLPLACRDIVFKQAGQIGDVRQFITARGRLEPLSEAQLDGLAEKAAFLAGKKGHPEAVARAMIDAEAELVEALDQTTGAARLLLRREADSDRDRFLNVQTRKEPGQPLTITGEDAPGLGLGQVVRDVEELKALYGLQGVTIRVEGPGWVDSLVTLLTDPYVSWMLLFVGLFMMVLELKLPGIGLPAIVSALAFMLFFWSHYLSGTADQLEIILFLMGLMSLAVELFVLPGFGVFGMSGIVLMLASIVMASHTFTWPTQEYEYREMGLTLIQLTLALLGVTAGGVVLAHYFPAIPIFNRLILKPEPWTGVEGVDPTIKPSMEGYESLTFLIGETGRTTSPLRPTGKARFGNMLVDVTADNFYIEPDSLVEVVDVQGTRITVKKWSGPEPESDGELDADATA